The following proteins are co-located in the Alcaligenes faecalis genome:
- a CDS encoding ABC transporter permease — MAGKRVSFSWPWMVLLALGLLGLAAQFGAFQDPYAQSFLLRNQAPSINHWLGTDLFGRDLLARLAHGAWITLSVALGATLTALLCGAVTALIACVIGGWFRAAIFSVFDLLRTLPSILLGLVIMTSVGAGTSAVIMAIGITFAPLLAYVTAGAYDRERVAGYMVSARLLGGGRFDVIYKHLVPNIVGTLLVQIVIVIPRAITTESVLSFLGLGVAPDTPTWGRIIATSSDYAEQAPWGLVLPVACLALTTLALSILGQRINRTMQFGLDENQRSRDE; from the coding sequence ATGGCTGGCAAAAGAGTAAGTTTTTCCTGGCCTTGGATGGTGCTGCTGGCTTTGGGTTTATTGGGGCTGGCAGCCCAGTTCGGGGCTTTTCAGGATCCCTACGCCCAGAGCTTTTTACTGCGTAACCAGGCCCCTAGTATTAACCATTGGTTGGGCACCGACCTGTTTGGCCGAGATCTTCTGGCGCGCTTGGCGCATGGTGCCTGGATTACGCTGAGTGTGGCGCTTGGAGCGACGTTGACGGCACTCCTATGCGGTGCGGTGACCGCTTTAATAGCCTGTGTGATCGGTGGTTGGTTTAGGGCGGCTATTTTCTCTGTGTTTGATTTGCTGCGAACCCTGCCGTCCATCCTGTTGGGTTTGGTGATCATGACCTCTGTGGGGGCAGGCACCAGCGCAGTGATCATGGCCATCGGCATCACTTTTGCACCTTTGCTCGCTTACGTGACGGCCGGCGCCTACGACCGGGAGCGGGTAGCGGGTTATATGGTGTCAGCGCGCTTATTGGGTGGGGGGCGCTTTGACGTGATCTACAAGCACTTGGTGCCCAATATCGTTGGTACCTTGTTAGTGCAGATTGTGATTGTGATTCCTCGTGCGATCACAACCGAGTCGGTGTTGAGTTTTCTGGGTTTGGGGGTAGCGCCGGACACGCCGACATGGGGACGAATTATTGCTACGTCGTCTGATTATGCTGAGCAAGCTCCCTGGGGGCTGGTGCTACCGGTTGCCTGTCTAGCCTTGACGACCTTGGCCCTGTCGATCTTGGGGCAGCGTATTAATAGAACGATGCAATTCGGGTTGGATGAGAATCAAAGGTCACGTGATGAATAG
- a CDS encoding ABC transporter substrate-binding protein: MGSRVLTHYLVSCILLVGGTSVAVANPTEPVIQKGGVLHLALLGLDTADPHRHSGSIAVQQVFVETLTSIAEDGQVKPFLAEHYTVSEDGKTYRFTLRQGVRFHNGRLLQASDIVANIDRVKEKVKGGWLSGAMNLITSVQAPDERTVQIVLSEPYAPFLNLLSELWIVAPESEGWAEMISKPIGTGPFMFGAWTPNMQFSAPRFDQYWQEGLPYLDSLVFDLQGNKDNSLGLRAGDLQVAYVAADRLPGLRKSNFEIQTLKDSAWYFLSFNNRKPSAVMSEPLVREAIAAAIDKTAYMNFIAGDAAVISNQAMKPGTYYWDSALEQTDTAALPNLRKAQELLEQAGVNPQEHTLKVVSWQNEYAQVAVQMVRQLGFKVDHQALDDIGAQKLLSEYQWDLAPFHSGPRADVYLRYARFLSDGPSPMLWGGIQDAQLDALIQKAVASSSAEKARQLYLQAWKHVLDKQYTVPIGHAADAIALAPQVRGYQTGYTWSQNRVDGGVARVWLAKE, translated from the coding sequence ATGGGTTCTCGTGTACTTACGCATTATCTGGTTTCCTGTATCTTGCTGGTGGGTGGCACCAGTGTGGCTGTGGCCAATCCCACTGAGCCAGTGATTCAGAAGGGAGGGGTGTTGCATCTGGCTCTGTTGGGTCTGGATACAGCGGACCCGCATCGCCACTCCGGATCGATCGCTGTACAGCAGGTCTTTGTGGAAACCTTGACCAGCATTGCCGAGGATGGCCAGGTGAAGCCATTCCTGGCGGAACACTATACGGTCTCGGAGGATGGCAAAACGTATCGCTTTACGCTGCGCCAAGGCGTCCGTTTTCACAATGGTCGTCTTTTGCAAGCAAGCGATATTGTGGCCAATATTGATCGCGTTAAAGAGAAAGTTAAAGGCGGCTGGCTCAGTGGCGCGATGAACTTGATTACCTCCGTGCAGGCACCGGATGAGCGGACAGTGCAAATCGTTCTGAGCGAGCCTTACGCGCCGTTTTTAAACTTGCTTTCCGAACTGTGGATTGTGGCGCCCGAGTCAGAAGGTTGGGCAGAGATGATCAGCAAGCCTATTGGTACTGGGCCCTTTATGTTTGGTGCCTGGACGCCGAACATGCAGTTCTCCGCGCCACGTTTTGATCAGTATTGGCAGGAGGGCTTACCTTACCTGGACTCCTTGGTGTTTGACCTTCAGGGCAATAAGGATAATAGCTTAGGGTTGCGAGCCGGTGATCTGCAGGTGGCTTATGTCGCCGCGGATCGTCTGCCCGGCTTGCGCAAGAGCAATTTCGAGATTCAAACCTTAAAGGACAGTGCTTGGTACTTTTTGTCGTTCAATAATCGCAAACCTTCTGCGGTGATGAGCGAACCCTTGGTTCGAGAAGCGATTGCGGCGGCGATTGATAAAACGGCGTACATGAACTTCATTGCTGGCGATGCGGCAGTCATCAGCAATCAAGCGATGAAACCGGGAACGTATTACTGGGACTCAGCGTTGGAGCAAACGGATACGGCCGCCTTACCTAATCTACGCAAAGCTCAGGAGTTGCTGGAGCAGGCTGGGGTCAATCCTCAAGAACACACCTTGAAAGTCGTTTCCTGGCAAAACGAGTACGCGCAGGTTGCTGTCCAGATGGTGCGTCAGCTGGGTTTCAAGGTGGATCACCAAGCCTTGGATGATATCGGTGCCCAGAAGTTATTAAGTGAGTACCAATGGGATTTGGCCCCGTTCCATTCGGGGCCGAGAGCAGATGTGTATTTGCGGTATGCACGCTTTCTCAGTGATGGCCCCAGCCCTATGCTGTGGGGCGGTATTCAGGACGCGCAATTGGATGCCCTGATCCAGAAAGCGGTGGCGTCGTCGTCGGCTGAAAAAGCACGTCAGCTTTATCTGCAAGCCTGGAAGCATGTTCTGGACAAGCAGTACACCGTACCGATTGGGCATGCTGCCGACGCAATCGCGCTGGCTCCCCAAGTCAGGGGCTACCAGACCGGTTACACCTGGAGCCAGAACCGAGTGGATGGCGGAGTCGCTAGGGTATGGCTGGCAAAAGAGTAA
- a CDS encoding alkaline phosphatase family protein, with product MMKKRCVVVICDSLRRDLIQGAETPSIQKLAQQGCQFSGMEAVFPSTTRVSSACIATGALPKDHGLLGNTMVLNHEDGLKVHSVGDPSFRQTLYQASGHYLCVPTLAQYLRPLGSSAIYSNVSPGAAYFFDPDLEGYVFHRAGSFAPGGVPLHGSQALDIESGQAGDEQMTDRFCQHVLSDDSLLLAVLWLSEPDATGHGVPLGSPTHRRAIQAADRNVARVLEMVEQLRARGEDVLVMVGSDHGMETIHAQVDIAQELVTAGLKQAMSSQELLVAPNGTAAVIAYAADYAHSDQLLGWLQAQPWVGEVVVGDELLAWGMPNTDTCRVAVSLAGTDRTNEAGLRGMAWYAVDPLDNKSYVGFGQHGGRNTNESRPFLVVQGSDFDQGQVCSRMTSLCHYAPTVLCHLGLWEQQMAANPLQEIVKTANFSH from the coding sequence ATGATGAAAAAACGCTGTGTTGTGGTCATTTGTGACAGCTTGAGACGTGACCTGATCCAAGGGGCTGAAACCCCCAGTATTCAGAAGCTTGCGCAGCAGGGATGCCAGTTCTCGGGGATGGAGGCGGTGTTTCCATCTACCACACGGGTCAGTTCCGCATGCATTGCGACAGGAGCGTTGCCCAAAGATCATGGTTTGTTAGGTAACACCATGGTTTTGAATCACGAAGACGGCTTGAAGGTTCACTCTGTGGGGGACCCCAGCTTTCGTCAAACCCTGTACCAGGCCAGTGGTCATTATTTGTGTGTCCCGACCCTGGCGCAGTACCTCCGGCCCCTTGGCAGCAGTGCTATCTACTCCAATGTGTCACCTGGGGCGGCTTACTTTTTTGATCCAGACTTGGAGGGTTATGTGTTCCACCGTGCGGGTTCCTTTGCCCCCGGTGGGGTACCGCTGCACGGTTCACAGGCTTTGGATATAGAGTCGGGCCAGGCCGGAGATGAACAAATGACAGACCGCTTTTGCCAGCATGTTCTGAGCGATGACAGTCTGCTATTAGCCGTGCTGTGGTTATCAGAGCCAGATGCCACTGGGCATGGCGTGCCTTTGGGAAGTCCAACTCATCGTCGAGCCATTCAAGCGGCAGATCGCAACGTAGCTCGTGTGCTGGAGATGGTCGAGCAGTTAAGAGCCAGGGGCGAGGATGTCCTTGTCATGGTGGGTTCTGATCATGGTATGGAAACCATTCATGCTCAGGTCGACATTGCACAAGAGTTGGTCACGGCAGGCTTGAAGCAGGCTATGAGCAGTCAGGAGTTGCTTGTCGCGCCTAATGGTACGGCGGCGGTCATTGCCTATGCGGCCGATTATGCGCACAGCGATCAATTACTGGGGTGGCTCCAAGCGCAGCCTTGGGTAGGGGAGGTGGTCGTGGGGGACGAACTGCTCGCTTGGGGTATGCCCAATACCGATACCTGCCGGGTGGCTGTGTCTTTAGCCGGAACGGACCGCACGAATGAGGCTGGACTGCGTGGGATGGCCTGGTATGCCGTTGATCCTCTGGATAACAAATCGTATGTGGGTTTTGGCCAGCATGGTGGGCGCAATACGAATGAAAGCCGCCCATTTTTAGTGGTGCAAGGCAGTGATTTTGATCAGGGGCAGGTGTGTTCCCGAATGACATCACTTTGTCACTATGCGCCAACCGTTCTTTGTCATCTTGGACTTTGGGAGCAGCAGATGGCAGCCAACCCTCTCCAAGAAATTGTCAAAACAGCAAATTTCAGTCATTGA
- the phnA gene encoding phosphonoacetate hydrolase, with the protein MPPIELHGRHYPLPDRPVVLICIDGCDPEYIHNAVSRGICPHITAMVKTGFSSIADCVMPSFTNPNNASIVTGVPPNVHGIAGNYYLDRETGEEIMVNDARMLQGETLLALLSKAGVPTAMVTAKDKLTKLIGHGLEGPCFSSEKAAQTSLEQYGFPTVEEMVGRAQPDMYSPDLSLYVLDAGIQLLKQKKSQVLYLSLSDYVQHKYAPGQPESDAFLQAIDQRIGEFLDLGAVVACVADHGMSYKTGFTGQAQLLFVQDALEQQFGTGSARVICPITDPFVRHHGALGSFVRVYLKDPENIGAAAQFLRTQVGVFEVLTQTEAAQRLDLPVDREADLVVISAQDWALGSKRSEHDLSAVQDQPLRTHGGYSEQRVPFLISAPLSEAGLEWVKTSRLHNYDMFFVLLNYAL; encoded by the coding sequence ATGCCCCCGATAGAACTACATGGCCGTCATTATCCTTTGCCTGACCGACCCGTCGTCCTCATTTGTATCGACGGTTGCGATCCTGAATATATCCACAATGCGGTGAGCAGAGGGATTTGCCCTCATATCACGGCGATGGTGAAAACAGGATTCTCGAGCATTGCCGATTGCGTCATGCCCTCGTTCACTAACCCGAATAACGCTTCTATCGTGACGGGTGTGCCGCCCAATGTTCATGGGATAGCCGGCAATTACTATCTGGACCGGGAAACGGGCGAAGAGATCATGGTTAATGATGCTCGGATGCTGCAGGGAGAGACCTTGTTAGCCCTGTTGTCGAAAGCAGGTGTCCCTACGGCGATGGTGACGGCCAAAGATAAATTGACCAAGCTAATTGGTCATGGCCTGGAAGGGCCTTGCTTTTCCAGTGAGAAAGCAGCCCAGACATCGCTGGAGCAGTATGGTTTTCCTACGGTAGAAGAAATGGTTGGTCGCGCCCAGCCTGATATGTATTCGCCCGATCTGTCCTTGTATGTCCTTGATGCGGGTATACAGCTTTTAAAGCAGAAAAAAAGCCAAGTTCTGTATTTGTCGCTGTCGGATTATGTACAGCACAAGTACGCACCTGGCCAGCCAGAGTCAGACGCCTTTCTACAGGCCATTGATCAACGTATTGGCGAGTTTCTGGATCTGGGGGCTGTGGTGGCGTGTGTGGCCGATCACGGCATGTCCTATAAAACGGGCTTTACCGGGCAGGCGCAACTGCTGTTTGTTCAGGATGCGCTTGAGCAGCAGTTCGGTACTGGCAGCGCACGGGTTATCTGCCCTATTACGGACCCGTTTGTACGCCACCATGGTGCCCTGGGCTCGTTTGTGCGTGTCTACCTGAAAGATCCCGAAAATATTGGGGCAGCCGCGCAGTTCCTGCGCACTCAAGTGGGCGTTTTTGAAGTACTTACACAAACCGAAGCAGCCCAAAGGCTGGACCTGCCTGTCGACCGCGAAGCGGATCTGGTGGTGATCTCGGCTCAGGACTGGGCACTGGGTTCCAAGCGTAGTGAGCATGACTTGTCTGCAGTGCAAGACCAGCCACTTCGCACGCATGGCGGCTATTCCGAGCAACGAGTGCCTTTTTTAATTTCAGCACCGTTGAGTGAGGCGGGTTTGGAGTGGGTCAAAACGTCACGATTGCACAATTACGACATGTTTTTTGTGCTCTTAAATTACGCGCTTTAG
- a CDS encoding LysR substrate-binding domain-containing protein, protein MQSSLPLNALRVFLVACRHRSFTAAAQELSVTHGAVSRQMKLLEDRLGQVLFEKEGLRMAPTPHALAFAEEIGHAFSRIHEASLHYGRGLTTRLLRVHAPATFAMKWLIPRLPDFNKRYPDARIQVQTATTQQLGLEGAFDLAIRRGKPIQSNFSGIALFEERHSLIASPELLQQIPLKRLEDIHHHVWISSDTRPRHWDEWLTSAGMNNKPWRSLRFDHFYVSYSAIQDGLGIGIGPIPTLNKDIEKGRIVTPFPDLLTPAQQYWAITQNSTQKTLLHKQFEDWLQEQVIA, encoded by the coding sequence ATGCAATCGTCACTTCCCCTCAACGCCCTACGGGTATTCCTTGTTGCCTGCCGCCATCGTAGCTTTACGGCGGCAGCCCAAGAACTGTCTGTCACCCATGGGGCAGTCAGTCGACAAATGAAATTACTGGAGGATCGACTAGGGCAAGTCCTATTCGAGAAAGAAGGGTTGCGCATGGCTCCTACCCCGCATGCGCTGGCGTTTGCCGAAGAGATCGGGCATGCCTTTAGCCGAATCCACGAGGCCAGCCTGCACTATGGCCGAGGTTTGACCACACGCTTGTTGCGCGTGCATGCCCCGGCAACGTTTGCGATGAAATGGCTCATTCCGCGCCTGCCCGACTTCAATAAGCGGTACCCGGATGCGCGAATACAAGTGCAAACGGCCACGACACAGCAATTAGGGCTAGAAGGCGCCTTCGATTTAGCTATCCGCCGTGGTAAGCCGATTCAATCGAACTTTTCGGGCATCGCACTATTTGAAGAGCGCCATAGCCTGATCGCCTCACCTGAATTGCTGCAGCAAATACCGCTAAAGCGCCTGGAGGATATCCATCATCATGTTTGGATCTCTTCCGACACCCGCCCCAGGCATTGGGACGAATGGCTGACCAGCGCAGGAATGAATAACAAACCGTGGCGCTCGTTACGCTTTGATCACTTTTATGTTTCCTACAGCGCCATCCAGGACGGTTTAGGAATAGGAATAGGCCCGATCCCCACCCTGAATAAAGACATAGAAAAGGGCCGCATCGTCACGCCATTTCCCGACCTGCTAACCCCGGCGCAACAGTACTGGGCCATCACTCAGAACTCCACCCAAAAAACTCTCTTGCATAAACAGTTTGAGGACTGGCTACAGGAGCAAGTCATCGCTTAA
- a CDS encoding DUF6616 family protein, with protein sequence MFHYLIELYTPNAKWKALPAEQRQHFLASLQEAMGGLSSLGIEVLSLAATERDIDHASDHRFMGVWRFPNQQACQALLAGIKASGWYEYFDHTNAAGAEAGFAQHLTDLAQA encoded by the coding sequence ATGTTTCACTATCTGATCGAGCTGTACACGCCTAATGCCAAGTGGAAGGCACTGCCTGCCGAGCAGCGACAGCACTTTCTGGCCAGCCTTCAGGAGGCCATGGGTGGTCTTTCCAGCCTGGGTATTGAGGTGTTGTCTCTGGCCGCGACCGAACGCGATATTGATCACGCCAGCGACCACCGCTTTATGGGCGTATGGCGCTTTCCAAATCAACAGGCATGCCAGGCATTGCTGGCCGGTATCAAGGCCAGCGGCTGGTACGAGTATTTTGACCATACCAATGCAGCAGGGGCAGAGGCAGGCTTCGCCCAACATCTGACGGATCTGGCTCAGGCCTGA
- a CDS encoding TonB-dependent siderophore receptor — protein MHRRSDPLFLPKEAGSHCAPLRPLALALSVLMAGSAFVVSTQPAQAATQNSPTADKTQRYDIPAGPLSRVLMRFSQESGVYLVGAGSVAEGKQSAGLKGNYSVAQALDTLLAGTGIRYSRDANTVNLWPVTETTQLEPVRVKGTLNRATEDTGLYTLNGTSSTATRLNMDTQHTPQSVSVMTRQQMDDFGLTSFDDVMNFTTGVTANTAAVGGGFQFQARGFDISNVQVDGVQSSYRAAGRGAFNPIALDMDLYDRVEVVRGATGLLSPTGEPSALINLIRKRPQAEFGGKLSAHYGSWNDKRVTADVTGPLTADGRLRMRVIGSRKQADSFLDGQDHKNDLLSGMLEFDLTDRTLLTAGYDYQTAKLRGEANMGVPLFTSEGDRIDVSRSMSLVPDWTYWDKKHQNAFFSVEHEFENKWNAKLSYSHQRDDGDALITGFGRGVNPVVNPDGSGIGIRANLAANGYRHQDNLELSANGPFEMFGREHQLMFGFNGTRKRDTTYTMQISDTSNWFIPNIYDWDGYMPEPSVSRTGEWNRVHTREYGFFAGTRLNIIDPLNVIMGLRLSDYKTYRDNYGKTGQFTGVSNELRNRNEITPYFGLTYDINPNLTAYASYTRLFQPQSYKDINENFLDPITGVNREIGLKGSLMDEALQFSLAAFETRQNNLAVLDPSVPDDFLLPDGSRPYVSSGAGNKTKGFEVELNGALTNNWNVFASYSYASTKNGEGERINTYIPSQTFRLGTMYQFSGALQGLSAGATVNWFGKRDLWTAGRPYTASNGKVLEDTHSSYALVGLHANYRVNQHWNAKLTVNNLFDKRYYDNFVIFRARYGAPRNVHLSIDYQW, from the coding sequence ATGCATCGTCGCTCCGACCCCCTTTTCCTGCCCAAGGAGGCAGGATCGCATTGCGCTCCTTTGCGTCCACTGGCCTTGGCCCTGTCTGTGTTGATGGCCGGTAGCGCCTTTGTCGTGAGTACCCAGCCTGCCCAGGCGGCCACGCAAAACAGCCCGACAGCAGACAAGACCCAGCGTTATGACATTCCAGCCGGCCCCCTGAGCCGTGTTTTGATGCGTTTTTCGCAAGAAAGCGGTGTCTATCTGGTCGGCGCAGGCAGCGTGGCCGAAGGCAAGCAAAGCGCGGGCCTGAAAGGGAATTACAGTGTGGCACAGGCTTTGGATACCTTGCTGGCAGGCACGGGCATTCGCTATTCGCGTGATGCCAATACGGTGAACTTGTGGCCTGTTACGGAAACCACTCAACTGGAGCCTGTGCGTGTCAAAGGCACCCTGAATCGGGCGACTGAGGACACCGGCCTGTACACGCTAAATGGCACCAGCAGCACCGCCACCCGTTTGAACATGGACACCCAGCACACACCGCAATCGGTCAGTGTGATGACGCGCCAGCAAATGGACGATTTCGGCCTGACGAGCTTTGACGATGTGATGAACTTCACTACCGGCGTGACGGCCAATACTGCAGCGGTGGGAGGTGGGTTTCAGTTTCAGGCCCGTGGCTTTGACATCAGCAATGTGCAGGTGGATGGCGTGCAAAGTAGCTATCGTGCGGCTGGGCGTGGTGCGTTCAACCCTATTGCTCTGGATATGGACTTGTACGACCGCGTGGAAGTCGTGCGCGGTGCGACAGGCCTGTTGTCTCCTACCGGTGAACCCTCCGCCTTGATCAACTTGATTCGCAAACGCCCCCAAGCAGAGTTTGGTGGCAAGTTAAGCGCCCACTATGGTTCCTGGAACGACAAGCGCGTGACGGCAGACGTGACTGGCCCGCTCACTGCAGACGGCCGTTTACGTATGCGCGTTATTGGTTCGCGCAAGCAGGCGGACTCCTTCCTGGATGGCCAGGATCACAAGAACGATTTGCTGTCCGGCATGCTGGAGTTTGACCTGACCGATCGAACCTTGTTGACCGCAGGCTACGACTACCAAACCGCCAAATTGCGTGGTGAAGCCAATATGGGGGTGCCTTTGTTTACCAGCGAGGGCGATCGTATCGACGTTTCGCGCTCCATGTCGCTGGTGCCGGATTGGACTTATTGGGACAAGAAGCACCAAAACGCCTTCTTCTCGGTCGAGCACGAGTTTGAGAACAAATGGAACGCCAAGCTCAGCTACAGCCATCAACGTGACGATGGCGATGCCTTGATTACAGGCTTTGGGCGGGGAGTGAACCCGGTGGTGAATCCGGATGGATCCGGCATTGGTATCCGCGCCAACCTGGCCGCCAATGGTTATCGGCATCAGGATAATCTGGAGCTGTCGGCCAATGGCCCTTTCGAGATGTTCGGGCGTGAGCACCAACTGATGTTTGGTTTTAACGGCACTCGCAAGCGCGATACCACGTACACCATGCAGATCAGTGATACCAGCAATTGGTTCATTCCCAATATTTACGACTGGGATGGGTATATGCCTGAGCCTAGTGTCAGCCGTACAGGGGAGTGGAATCGGGTACACACACGTGAATACGGTTTCTTTGCCGGCACGCGTTTGAACATTATTGATCCGCTGAATGTGATCATGGGCCTGCGTTTGTCGGACTACAAAACCTACCGTGACAACTACGGTAAAACCGGCCAGTTCACTGGCGTGTCCAACGAGTTGCGCAACCGCAATGAAATTACGCCGTACTTTGGGCTGACGTATGACATCAACCCGAATCTGACGGCCTACGCCAGCTATACCCGCCTGTTTCAGCCGCAAAGCTACAAGGATATCAACGAGAACTTCCTGGACCCCATTACCGGGGTTAACCGCGAAATCGGTCTGAAAGGCAGCTTGATGGACGAGGCGCTGCAATTCTCCCTGGCCGCTTTCGAGACCCGTCAAAACAACCTGGCCGTGCTGGACCCTTCGGTGCCGGATGACTTTCTGCTGCCCGATGGCAGCCGCCCCTATGTGTCCTCCGGTGCAGGCAACAAGACCAAGGGTTTTGAAGTGGAGCTGAACGGCGCGCTGACCAACAACTGGAATGTGTTTGCTTCTTATAGCTACGCCAGCACTAAAAACGGTGAAGGTGAGCGGATCAACACGTATATCCCAAGCCAGACCTTCCGTCTGGGCACCATGTACCAATTCTCTGGCGCGCTGCAAGGCTTGAGCGCCGGTGCCACTGTGAACTGGTTTGGCAAGCGGGATCTGTGGACGGCTGGCCGTCCTTATACCGCCAGCAATGGCAAGGTGCTGGAAGATACCCACAGCAGCTATGCCTTGGTGGGTCTGCATGCCAATTACCGCGTGAACCAACACTGGAATGCCAAGCTCACGGTAAACAATTTGTTCGACAAGCGTTACTACGACAACTTCGTGATCTTCCGGGCACGTTACGGTGCGCCGCGCAATGTGCATCTGTCCATTGATTACCAGTGGTAA
- a CDS encoding FecR domain-containing protein, with the protein MKHGSSFSSPPTPSHTVLMQAAEWYACLRDGKASAEQRSAWQSWLKQDEMHSTAWRYVAEVSRCFEPVRSAPDSRRVVEKLHTANERLHQRRRVLTSVAALAGAGVVSWLGWRQSWLPSSVLALAADHATQTGEQNQLVLADGSRLWLNTASAIDVKFTAQARHIVLVSGEIFIQTAKDDRGRPFTVQTPQGNMRALGTQFNVRMDKDCTQLAVYEGAVRVSTASGQNTATVQAGKQVHFGSRHIEHSMDAEQAREAWTQGLLVADNIALRSVIKELGRYRRGYLGVDESVADLKVYGSFPIHDTDRVLKMLASALPIRIDQPMPWWTSVQALD; encoded by the coding sequence ATGAAGCACGGTTCCAGTTTTTCTTCGCCGCCCACTCCTTCCCATACTGTTTTGATGCAAGCGGCTGAATGGTATGCCTGTCTGCGCGATGGCAAAGCCAGTGCCGAGCAACGTTCTGCCTGGCAGAGCTGGCTCAAGCAGGACGAGATGCACAGTACCGCCTGGCGTTATGTGGCGGAGGTCAGTCGTTGTTTTGAGCCTGTGCGCAGCGCGCCGGATTCGCGCCGTGTGGTGGAGAAATTGCACACTGCCAATGAACGCTTGCATCAGCGCCGTCGCGTTCTGACCAGTGTGGCCGCGCTGGCCGGAGCGGGAGTTGTAAGCTGGCTGGGCTGGCGTCAGTCCTGGTTGCCATCCAGCGTTCTGGCCTTGGCTGCCGACCACGCTACGCAAACCGGCGAGCAGAACCAGCTTGTGCTGGCAGATGGCTCCCGGCTGTGGCTGAACACAGCCTCGGCAATTGATGTGAAGTTCACCGCACAGGCTCGCCATATTGTGTTGGTTTCAGGCGAGATCTTTATCCAGACAGCCAAAGATGACAGGGGACGGCCTTTCACCGTCCAAACTCCGCAGGGCAATATGCGTGCCTTGGGCACGCAATTCAATGTGCGTATGGACAAAGATTGCACACAACTGGCGGTCTACGAAGGGGCCGTGCGGGTTTCCACGGCAAGCGGTCAAAATACCGCCACGGTGCAGGCGGGCAAGCAGGTGCATTTCGGCTCACGACATATCGAGCACAGTATGGACGCGGAGCAGGCGCGCGAGGCTTGGACCCAAGGCCTGCTGGTGGCTGACAACATCGCCTTGCGTAGTGTGATCAAGGAGTTGGGCCGCTATCGCAGAGGCTATCTGGGCGTGGACGAGTCCGTGGCTGACCTGAAGGTCTATGGCAGCTTCCCCATCCATGACACGGACCGTGTGCTGAAAATGCTGGCTTCAGCACTGCCGATTCGTATCGACCAGCCCATGCCCTGGTGGACTAGTGTGCAAGCTCTGGATTGA
- a CDS encoding sigma-70 family RNA polymerase sigma factor: MSSSVLPLSGVYSAESVESLYCDHHNWLRRWLHHRLGGADQAADLAQDTFVRLLSSRSRWQFASPGEARAYLRKTAQNLCINLWRRQEIEQAWLDILATTPEQFYPSAERQAVVLQALEEISAMLSSLSPKAAKAFTLAVICEMTDDEVGAEMGISGRMVRKYVAQAMLACISLHACQTVAELRQEPQY, translated from the coding sequence GTGTCATCTTCAGTTCTTCCCTTGTCAGGCGTGTATTCGGCCGAGTCGGTCGAGTCACTGTACTGCGACCACCATAACTGGTTGCGGCGCTGGCTGCATCACCGTTTGGGTGGGGCAGATCAGGCGGCTGACTTGGCGCAGGACACGTTTGTACGTTTGTTAAGTAGCCGCTCCCGCTGGCAGTTTGCCAGTCCCGGCGAGGCACGTGCCTACTTGCGCAAGACCGCACAAAATCTGTGCATCAACCTGTGGCGGCGTCAGGAAATTGAGCAGGCCTGGCTGGATATTCTGGCCACGACGCCCGAGCAATTTTACCCTTCGGCGGAACGCCAGGCCGTGGTTTTGCAGGCGCTGGAGGAGATCAGTGCCATGCTCAGCAGCCTGTCTCCCAAGGCCGCAAAGGCGTTTACCCTGGCCGTTATTTGCGAGATGACTGACGATGAGGTCGGTGCAGAAATGGGCATTTCCGGCCGCATGGTTCGCAAATATGTGGCACAGGCCATGCTTGCGTGCATTAGCCTGCATGCCTGCCAGACCGTCGCCGAATTGCGCCAGGAACCTCAATACTAA